The following coding sequences lie in one Nitrospinaceae bacterium genomic window:
- the xseB gene encoding exodeoxyribonuclease VII small subunit, which yields MPGGGDLRRRRRLLSAAKKSAGKKAPENFEAAVERLEEIVETLEDGDASLEDAVGLYEEGVKLFRYCREQLDSAQKRVEELAGEAGEVLSLGAFEDDDEEEEG from the coding sequence ATGCCGGGTGGAGGAGATCTTAGAAGAAGGAGAAGGCTCTTGAGTGCGGCAAAAAAATCTGCGGGAAAGAAGGCCCCTGAAAATTTCGAGGCGGCTGTGGAGCGTCTTGAGGAAATTGTCGAGACGCTTGAGGACGGCGACGCTTCCCTTGAGGATGCTGTTGGCCTCTATGAGGAAGGGGTGAAACTCTTCCGCTATTGCCGCGAGCAGCTCGACTCGGCGCAAAAACGGGTGGAGGAGCTTGCTGGCGAGGCAGGCGAGGTTCTATCTCTTGGTGCGTTTGAGGATGACGATGAAGAAGAGGAAGGGTAG